The following proteins are co-located in the Candidatus Planktophila lacus genome:
- a CDS encoding RecB family exonuclease: protein MSQLRLSPSRISDFNNCPQLYKYRTIDLLPEPPSIDAERGTLIHTVLEDLFEVPASDRTVSNAAQMLPEKWQAQIEAKPAIKELVLDSGAWFKRAEELLGNYFTLENPTLFEPTYRELHLEMDLSPELYLHGYVDRLDVAPTGEVRIVDYKTGKSPKPGWEDKAFFQLRVYALLYWKNHGVIPKLLQLIYMGDTRLIKSTPTEKDLIKTEQILFDVAADILRAIERNEFRPRPTKLCDWCFFKAICPAHVG from the coding sequence ATGAGCCAATTGAGACTTTCGCCCAGCCGCATCAGCGACTTTAACAATTGTCCACAGCTCTATAAATATCGCACGATTGACCTGCTGCCAGAGCCACCGAGTATTGATGCCGAACGCGGAACTTTAATTCATACCGTTCTGGAAGATCTCTTTGAAGTTCCTGCATCCGATCGCACCGTCTCCAACGCTGCACAGATGTTGCCAGAGAAATGGCAGGCACAGATCGAAGCTAAGCCCGCCATTAAAGAACTGGTTTTAGATTCCGGAGCATGGTTTAAGAGAGCCGAAGAGCTGTTGGGCAATTACTTTACTTTGGAGAATCCAACTCTCTTTGAACCAACTTACCGAGAGCTACATCTAGAGATGGATCTCTCCCCCGAACTTTATCTTCACGGCTATGTAGATCGTTTAGATGTTGCACCAACTGGTGAGGTACGAATCGTCGACTATAAAACTGGTAAATCTCCCAAACCAGGTTGGGAAGATAAAGCCTTCTTTCAGCTACGTGTGTATGCCCTTCTTTATTGGAAGAATCACGGCGTAATTCCAAAGTTGTTGCAGTTGATTTATATGGGCGATACCCGATTGATCAAAAGTACGCCCACTGAGAAAGATCTAATTAAGACCGAACAAATACTCTTTGATGTCGCCGCCGATATCTTGCGCGCTATTGAGCGAAATGAGTTCCGACCACGTCCAACCAAATTATGCGATTGGTGCTTCTTTAAGGCAATCTGCCCAGCTCACGTTGGTTAA